In the genome of Pichia kudriavzevii chromosome 4, complete sequence, one region contains:
- a CDS encoding uncharacterized protein (PKUD0D01050; similar to Saccharomyces cerevisiae YGL198W (YIP4); ancestral locus Anc_8.158) has translation MSYNKLETTDNVDFGSSPTDVHGDDYEDIFIEPDVPTNSNKPNEPKLTPVEPAPINEPQSGSTPFFNFSNFIQPQLPSFVQIETRERPFTGGNTLDESVLTTLHRDLSTIGDKLMSVLWPVRLRNALLSVKKIVGNDVEDAIVSEDYSTETMKKIRDWDLWGPLVINLAFSVIITYLQSRNLDNDRKNDTSSAIFSGAFTLIWGSLSILSLNIQLLSPVQQRLENGAMTDGVVGLSFFQCISLLSYALFPVVLGGLISIFVPFKFIRMIVCALMLAWSLLCTWLIVAIVSNCKKRGSLTIVAESDDSEGDKRIFLMVYPVFLVFALFSWFCVIV, from the coding sequence ATGAGCTACAACAAGCTAGAGACAACAgataatgttgattttggcTCTAGCCCTACCGATGTTCATGGCGATGATTACGAAGACATTTTCATTGAGCCAGATGTTCCAACCAACTCAAACAAACCTAACGAACCAAAATTAACACCCGTTGAACCAGCGCCAATTAACGAACCACAGAGTGGGTCGACAccttttttcaacttctctAACTTTATCCAACCACAACTACCTTCCTTTGTACAAATTGAAACTCGAGAAAGACCCTTTACCGGGGGTAATACTTTAGATGAGTCAGTATTAACCACTTTACATAGAGATCTCTCTACCATTGGTGATAAATTGATGAGCGTGTTATGGCCGGTGCGTTTAAGAAATGCCTTGCTATCAGTTAAAAAGATTGTTGGTAATGACGTTGAAGACGCTATTGTATCGGAAGATTATTCGACGGagacgatgaagaaaatcagGGACTGGGATCTATGGGGGCCTTTAGTTATCAATCTAGCATTTAGTGTGATTATAACATATTTACAGAGTCGTAATTTAGACAATGATCGGAAAAATGATACTTCAAGTGCTATATTTAGTGGTGCCTTTACCCTAATTTGGGGGTCTCTCTCAATTCTATCTCTGAATATACAATTACTTAGTCCTGTTCAGCAAAGATTGGAGAATGGTGCAATGACTGATGGCGTTGTCGGTCTCTCCTTCTTCCAGtgtatttctttattgAGTTACGCTTTATTCCCCGTTGTTCTAGGTGGGCTAATCTCCATTTTTGTTccattcaaatttattcGAATGATTGTCTGTGCTTTAATGCTTGCATGGTCGTTATTGTGTACTTGGTTGATTGTTGCCATTGTCAGCAACTGCAAGAAGAGAGGAAGCTTGACTATAGTTGCTGAATCTGATGATAGTGAAGGTGACAAGAGGATCTTCTTGATGGTATATCCTGtctttttggtatttgcattattttcttggttttgtgtaattgtttga
- a CDS encoding uncharacterized protein (PKUD0D01060; similar to Saccharomyces cerevisiae YGL183C (MND1); ancestral locus Anc_8.143), giving the protein MYNIREVETIASKKTGICPMQIKDVLRNLVDEGLVNCEKCGTCNIYWSFQYTVVKKIKQEHERMMERKEQLQDIIRNYQCELEILQRDRLLKDAERDNLLRQLSELSSVNSLLVSKLASTMANNPIQLTSRERHIQEVQEAVDMMVDNIEILISFIYEWNPCGLSKSEIRKYFRVPEDL; this is encoded by the coding sequence ATGTACAACATCAGAGAGGTGGAAACCATAGCAAGCAAAAAAACGGGAATCTGCCCAATGCAAATCAAGGAtgttttgagaaacttgGTTGATGAAGGCTTGGTGAATTGTGAAAAATGTGGAACTTGCAATATTTATTGGTCGTTTCAATACACTGTtgttaaaaaaataaaacaggAACATGAGAGAATGATGGAAAGGAAGGAACAACTACAAGATATAATTCGAAATTACCAGTGTGAActtgaaattcttcaaagagatCGGCTTTTAAAGGACGCAGAGAGGGATAACCTATTGCGACAACTATCTGAATTGAGTAGTGTTAATTCattgttggtttcaaaACTAGCTTCCACAATGGCTAACAATCCAATACAACTCACTTCAAGGGAACGACACATTCAAGAGGTTCAAGAGGCGGTGGATATGATGGTTGATAACATCGAAATCCTCATATCATTCATTTATGAGTGGAATCCATGCGGGTTGTCTAAATCTGAAATTAGGAAATATTTTAGAGTACCTGAAGATCTCTAA
- a CDS encoding uncharacterized protein (PKUD0D01070): MEELNREPMSLVDVSTNLVAVCDFIIKNQHENLTKGNQNEYSKNGKKYKMTSRGNFIRVQDEDKHLVLSESYEDFKYNYSILSCYHILKQCGNLLKDYRQLALAIIFTSREIELNKWHDDTSKVSSPENANYEIFSNEDESLNYISDIDSNTRSHLILLGTMILTATKINFFQTDHNVTSPSLEGYALKRIMSENFGEQSLTSLDVYNALRAFSHWCSIRGIFYKLDLPNVAVDSMLIHKFQSFPEIPHWIKESTTGRYPAGCSKIALIKKSLVTISNSIYGHFIKVPENLKVKDLLKLCQDIENDPLKYHIRSSSLMITTNQSLEVSKLFPNSSQWIEFVSCVLQAIGNYRLHHENKLLISNKILKVHKIKDKPVYKNTLQLVNKIKEMERSNSDISDEKIIQLLGGSVTNSISQICKM; the protein is encoded by the coding sequence ATGGAGGAGCTCAATAGGGAACCCATGTCGTTGGTTGATGTATCTACCAATTTGGTTGCTGTTTGTGATTTCATCATAAAGAATCAACATGAAAATCTCACAAAGGGGAACCAAAatgaatattcaaagaatggGAAAAAGTATAAAATGACCTCTAGGGGGAACTTTATTCGAGTTCAAGATGAGGATAAGCATCTGGTTCTCTCAGAATCTTATGAGGATTTCAAATATAACTATTCCATTTTATCTTGTTATCATATCTTGAAACAATGTGGTAATCTCTTGAAAGATTACCGTCAATTGGCATTGGCTATAATCTTCACGTCAAGAGAAATCGAATTGAATAAATGGCATGATGATACATCCAAAGTCTCGTCACCCGAAAACGCCAATTACGAGATCTTCTCTAATGAGGACGAATCCCTAAACTATATCTCCGATATAGATTCCAATACAAGATCACATTTGATTCTCTTGGGTACGATGATTTTAACGGCAACGaaaattaatttttttcaaacagaTCACAACGTCACCTCCCCATCTCTTGAAGGTTATGCTTTGAAAAGAATCATGTCTGAGAATTTTGGCGAACAATCCTTAACCTCCCTAGACGTTTATAATGCATTACGTGCATTCTCTCATTGGTGTTCCATTAGGGGGATATTCTATAAACTGGACTTACCAAATGTCGCCGTTGACTCAATGCTTATTCATAAATTCCAGTCCTTCCCCGAAATTCCTCACTGGATCAAAGAAAGTACAACGGGGAGATACCCAGCAGGATGTTCCAAGATCGCCCTCATCAAGAAATCCCTCGTGACTATATCAAACTCAATATATGGTCACTTTATTAAAGTTCCTGAAAATCTCAAAGTTAAAgacttgttgaaattatgTCAGGATATCGAAAATGATCCTCTTAAATACCACATTCGTTCGAGTTCCTTGATGATAACTACTAACCAAAGTTTGGAAGTTAGTAAACTCTTCCCCAACTCTTCACAATGGATTGAGTTTGTATCTTGTGTTCTTCAGGCAATTGGTAACTATCGTCTCCATCATGAGAACAAACTACTTATCTCGAATAAAATTCTAAAGGTCCATAAAATTAAGGACAAGCCCGTCTATAAAAATACTCTTCAGTTGgtcaacaaaataaaagaaatggaaaggAGCAACTCAGATATATCCGATGAGAAAATCATCCAGCTTTTAGGCGGCTCAGTGACAAATTCTATTTCCCAAATATGCAAGATGTAA
- a CDS encoding uncharacterized protein (PKUD0D01075) has product MRYSNNNTMVLLFTMVVSFILGAAAVDPAETTTTPLTTDVAATTPLTTDTAAATTPLTTDTAATTPVTTDTAATTPVTTDTAATTPVTTDTAATTPVTTDTAATTPVTTDTAATTPLTTDTAATTPLTTGTTAPTTKTTATPKTTTGTATTRTTTPGAVTTTTPAAATDTGDYYVPVITPTTTLPVTPKTTDLTTSTSDPATIVWKTKTIGTITSVYSVAWVQTFTSMYSTVSTPPRGTIGLGTLKGTVGTKRSYRTVNYN; this is encoded by the coding sequence ATGAGGTACTCCAATAACAACACTATGGTTCTGCTCTTCACAATGGTTGTCTCCTTCATATTGGGGGCAGCGGCTGTTGATCCTGCTGAAACAACAACGACTCCATTAACAACAGACGTTGCCGCTACAACTCCTTTGACTACAGACACTGCCGCTGCAACGACTCCTTTGACTACAGACACTGCTGCAACCACTCCTGTAACAACGGACACTGCTGCAACCACTCCTGTAACAACGGACACTGCTGCAACCACTCCTGTAACAACGGACACTGCTGCAACCACTCCTGTAACAACGGACACTGCTGCAACCACTCCTGTAACAACGGACACTGCTGCAACCACTCCTTTGACTACAGACACTGCTGCAACAACCCCTCTAACTACGGGTACAACTGCACCAACTACAAAAACTACAGCCACACCTAAAACTACTACTGGCACTGCCACCACCCGTACGACAACACCCGGTGCTGTCACAACCACCACTCCAGCTGCGGCTACAGATACCGGTGACTATTATGTCCCAGTGATCACCCCAACCACAACCCTGCCGGTAACTCCAAAAACGACTGATCTAACAACATCGACTTCTGATCCCGCAACCATTGTTTGGAAAACTAAAACTATTGGTACCATCACATCCGTCTATTCGGTTGCTTGGGTCCAAACCTTCACATCGATGTATTCTACCGTTTCTACACCTCCAAGGGGAACCATTGGACTCGGTACTTTAAAAGGTACAGTCGGTACCAAACGTTCCTACAGAACTGTCAACTATAATTAG
- a CDS encoding uncharacterized protein (PKUD0D01080; similar to Saccharomyces cerevisiae YBR279W (PAF1); ancestral locus Anc_1.309), producing the protein MSGKNGGRTTKSNIQYVAKVRYSNNLPPPSCPPKLLKEDSTDEDGNDLNTLVSSFFRKENFRNLIRLNDDLGMPINLVSLPDRETMYGLKNNGVNLELHPMDQLILSDPNRTIKTQSQSVGFLRRTQYISSDIQGLPNKVSAPLKVKKEDDLDPRTQLKQVEETFNQSDDISTIKHPTKKNLKAKRVWNFLPDTSMLDQTYYDVKFMSSASISKNKHDKSKDAIKSIRDPRLLTSIMREIDVNKNTKLMSFYLTDEESSKIVKEKIEDETENAPIDDNELEEVLKDESKKLVYRKQREYDGQVKPLEELRQLAITFDEKTKQAYYIPISGKIELKKCRIDPVLLPTIKELSYDQINMYIREPTNSEIERRDALRSEFDPMEFGTDE; encoded by the coding sequence ATGTCGGGGAAAAATGGAGGGAGAACAACCAAGTCAAATATTCAGTATGTTGCGAAGGTTAGATACTCGAATAACTTACCACCGCCATCATGTCCACCAAAACTCTTAAAGGAGGATTCTACTGACGAAGACGGGAATGATTTGAATACTTTGgtatcttcatttttcagAAAGGAGAATTTTAGAAACTTGATTAGGTTGAACGACGACCTAGGTATGCCTATAAACCTGGTTAGTTTACCTGATAGAGAAACAATGTACGGATTGAAGAATAACGGTGTCAACTTAGAGCTGCATCCAATGGACCAACTGATCCTATCAGATCCTAACAGAACTATCAAAACACAGTCTCAGAGTGTTGGATTTTTGAGAAGAACCCAATACATCTCTTCTGACATTCAGGGTCTTCCTAACAAAGTATCTGCTCCTCTTAAAGTCAAGAAGGAAGATGATTTAGATCCAAGGACACAGTTGAAACAGGTTGAGGAAACGTTCAATCAATCTGATGATATCTCAACGATTAAGCATCCAACTAAGAAGAACCTAAAGGCCAAGAGGGTATGGAACTTCTTGCCAGACACTTCAATGCTGGACCAAACTTATTACGATGTCAAGTTTATGAGCAGTGCCTCTATTTCGAAGAACAAACACGACAAATCTAAAGATGCCATTAAGTCAATAAGGGATCCTAGACTGCTTACGTCGATAATGAGAGAAATCGACGTGAATAAGAATACCAAACTGATGTCATTTTATTTGACAGATGAGGAATCTTCCAAGATTGTcaaggagaaaattgaagatgagaCAGAGAATGCACCAATTGACGATAATGAGCTAGAGGAAGTTTTGAAGGACGAGTCCAAGAAACTAGTCtacagaaaacaaagagaatATGATGGACAAGTCAAGCCGCTTGAAGAATTACGTCAATTGGCAATTacatttgatgaaaaaacaaagcaAGCGTACTATATTCCAATATCAGGtaaaattgaattgaaaaagtgCAGAATCGATCCTGTATTATTACCTACGATCAAAGAGCTTTCCTATGACCAAATCAATATGTATATTAGAGAACCTACTaattctgaaattgaacGTAGGGACGCCCTAAGGAGTGAGTTTGATCCAATGGAGTTTGGTACTGATGAGTAA
- a CDS encoding uncharacterized protein (PKUD0D01090; similar to Saccharomyces cerevisiae YJL090C (DPB11); ancestral locus Anc_1.276), producing MSKNINISSRAQLNIYLFDDFFFFVHVNYAYIKTPDILDWDATSHMQGQRPQRSNSLLFEGLTFTTTNLTSKEKSHVAEIVSFMGGKLDNNLTSETKVLVVGSLETAKTRYCLTNRTDVTLLYPDDLYEIYKRFKEKNIPEPALQILDDYPWPIFDATLFCLSRLRDVSNPCFEKNYITKLIHHFGGKAISSLTPKVKYLITEKKEGKRYESAVEWNIPAIHPRWIIDCCNCQRILDPRLYDISKVKLENIGKNAYVSHRNVVDYGTLVNNPIYKQVSTLNKSGSNETHLAVNPSISNSTLFSGFIFTYFGFNEQQTKKLSDVLKENGAEIQEEYDLTVMYVIVPSTCVFDNIPEHIKMSQGTSDTRIVNEWFIERCLHYGKIMYDSWSSPPRYLNLNYQLKIHITGFSEMEHLHITKLIRNLNLTFSMELTEDCDFLVANLTSLGLTKSNSPQLFKYKCPDILTSKSNMSTSNITLTKKKINSAKNWDIPVVSLAFIWEISQTGILPHILDTKWCIFAPRSMRPASNFLSYARSLSGGTFRTQNPNTQEESLGSTKYQNTQNSDIQSKNQPDSTSRVPVPLPSPRKSSPKKWPKLIGTASESQLKSISMPMDDDYDFRSARRTLFSEDKERKVIEFEDDFGDDLPVFKKRRL from the coding sequence ATGTCGAAGAATATCAACATTTCATCACGAGCGCAATTGAACATTTATCTTTTcgatgatttttttttttttgttcatgTCAACTATGCATATATAAAGACTCCCGACATTCTAGATTGGGATGCAACTTCGCATATGCAAGGTCAAAGGCCACAGAGATCAAATAGTTTGCTTTTTGAAGGGTTGACTTTCACAACAACTAATTTGACCTCTAAAGAGAAAAGTCATGTGGCTGAAATTGTTTCCTTTATGGGTGGGAAGCTAGACAATAACTTAACATCAGAAACCAAGGTGTTGGTTGTTGGAAGTCTTGAAACCGCAAAGACTAGATATTGCCTCACAAATAGAACAGATGTAACTCTACTATATCCCGACGATCTCTATGAGATTTATAAaagattcaaagaaaaaaacattcCAGAGCCAGCACTCCAAATACTAGACGATTACCCATGGCCCATATTTGATGCCACTCTATTTTGCTTGTCCAGGTTGAGAGATGTGTCTAACCCATGTTTTGAGAAGAACTATATTACCAAGCTGATTCATCATTTTGGCGGCAAGGCTATATCTTCCCTTACTCCAAAGGTGAAATATCTAATAACAGAGAAAAAGGAAGGTAAGCGTTACGAAAGCGCAGTAGAATGGAATATACCTGCAATTCATCCCAGATGGATCATTGATTGCTGTAACTGTCAGAGGATTCTTGACCCCCGCTTATATGATATCTCTAAAGtcaaacttgaaaacataGGTAAAAATGCATACGTCAGTCATAGGaatgttgttgattatGGGACATTGGTCAACAATCCAATATATAAACAAGTGTCAACCTTAAACAAATCTGGTTCAAATGAAACCCATCTAGCTGTAAACCCAAGCATCTCAAACAGTACCTTATTCAGTGGATTTATTTTCACCTATTTTGGCTTTAATGAACAACAAACTAAAAAACTTTCTgatgttttgaaagagaacGGTGCTGAAATTCAGGAGGAGTATGATTTAACTGTTATGTATGTGATTGTACCTTCTACATGTGTGTTTGATAATATTCCAGAACACATAAAAATGTCTCAGGGTACATCAGATACAAGGATTGTAAATGAATGGTTCATTGAGAGATGTCTACATTATGGTAAAATAATGTACGATTCGTGGTCGAGTCCTCCTCGATATTTAAATTTAAACtaccaattgaaaatacaTATAACGGGGTTCTCAGAGATGGAACACCTTCATATTACGAAACTGATTAGAAATCTGAATTTAACATTCAGTATGGAGCTAACAGAAGATTGTGATTTTTTGGTTGCAAATCTCACATCTCTCGGACTTACAAAGTCAAATTCTCCGCAgcttttcaaatacaagTGTCCCGATATTCTCACATCGAAATCAAACATGAGTACGTCGAATATTACCctaacaaagaaaaagataaattCTGCAAAAAATTGGGATATTCCAGTTGTAAGCCTTGCCTTTATATGGGAAATATCGCAAACGGGCATCCTGCCACATATCCTAGATACTAAATGGTGTATCTTTGCCCCTAGAAGCATGAGGCCTGCTTCTAATTTTCTCTCGTATGCAAGATCACTGTCAGGTGGTACCTTCCGTACACAAAATCCTAATACCCAGGAAGAATCACTAGGTTCTACGAAATATCAAAACACGCAGAACTCGGATATTCAAAGTAAAAATCAGCCAGATTCAACTTCTAGAGTCCCAGTACCACTTCCGTCACCAAGAAAGAGTTCCCCCAAAAAATGGCCAAAGTTAATAGGCACAGCTTCTGAATCgcaattgaaatcaataagCATGCCGATGGACGATGATTACGATTTTAGATCTGCTAGAAGAACGTTATTTTctgaagataaagaaagaaaagtaattgagtttgaagatgattttgGAGATGATTTGCCGGTTTTTAAAAAAAGGAGGCTGTAA
- a CDS encoding uncharacterized protein (PKUD0D01100; similar to Saccharomyces cerevisiae YHL008C; ancestral locus Anc_2.540), whose product MVDDTYYITPHEAALAVVATAMKKSRLPFYILFINSIMGGFLFSSGGMLHVMCQAGSSGLIPGEYIFVSVAQGAVYSIGLFYVIICGMELFNSNILYFSVGVVRGAVTLMDLIISWFVSFWVNLASSIFVVYVICYCSGVFKEESFVFGTIAIGEVKNSFTFAENILKGVAGNFFVCLAVYLQIMVKPLHVKFLMIFLPIFTFVSMGFSHAVADMFMVPAAIFNNVGYGFGHYFWKMMLPVAIGNIIGGSFFGIVITWYLHLHVIEQDMKKLKLPAYEETDEQPMLNMDSRVVRNPGSHVIPSEEFNSDQSSELKGYEPDETSSISKMTSRRSMNTAQSLRSTRTRTSGYRPGLSRVGTLSSIRSRNSRQIRSPRGVFPVTDMGPPLEKERTIAGPYTPVSPTQSNDIDDIIDDDNSNEKVDETHDRNLNETQGGIETIPDPLANEDAQSAISGDGDDDNIEGEDFSNLEGVSSYVGSNDDDQPLDNPYNPELEKVSSKLMRAITRTVTKDKTQDVEKGAVPKPRDDKSQRNSRDNQYNRFKDNRLFRQFTFGGGGDDQQEIHRRLSDARITRKAAYMSDDIAGTHVNSVDTRVHRQKRPSTASSVNIKPLKPPKPALISKNSKTSGSSASDRWKHFTHDSELDAERPVSFISEKSDH is encoded by the coding sequence ATGGTTGACGACACATACTATATTACCCCTCATGAAGCCGCCTTGGCTGTTGTTGCCACGGCCATGAAGAAATCACGTTTACCGTTTTATATTCTATTTATAAATTCAATTATGGGAGGGTTTCTTTTCTCCTCTGGAGGAATGCTGCATGTAATGTGCCAAGCAGGAAGTTCAGGACTTATACCCGGAGAGTATATATTTGTCTCCGTTGCCCAAGGAGCTGTTTATTCAATTGGTCTATTCTACGTTATTATTTGTGGTATGGAACTGTTTAACTCCAATATATTGTACTTCTCGGTTGGTGTTGTGCGTGGCGCAGTCACTTTAATGGATTTAATAATATCATGGTTTGTCTCATTTTGGGTGAATCTAGCCTCCAgtatttttgttgtttatgTCATATGTTATTGCTCCGGtgttttcaaagaagaaagttttgttttcgGAACAATTGCAATCGGTGAAGTCAAAAATTCCTTCACTTTTGCtgaaaatattttaaaGGGTGTTGCCGGAAACTTTTTTGTCTGTCTTGCTGTCTACCTTCAAATTATGGTCAAGCCGTTACACGTTAaatttttgatgatattcTTACCTATTTTCACTTTTGTGTCCATGGGCTTCTCACATGCTGTTGCAGACATGTTTATGGTGCCAGCTGCAATTTTTAACAATGTAGGATATGGATTTGGtcattatttttggaagatgatgCTACCTGTTGCTATTGGTAATATAATTGGCGGCTctttttttggtattgttATTACTTGGTATTTACATCTGCACGTTATTGAGCAAGacatgaagaaattaaagtTACCAGCTTATGAAGAAACTGATGAACAACCAATGTTGAACATGGATTCCAGAGTTGTTCGTAACCCGGGATCACATGTTATTCCTTCAGAAGAGTTTAATTCAGATCAATCATCAGAATTGAAAGGTTATGAACCAGATGAAACTAGTAGCATATCAAAAATGACAAGCAGGCGGAGTATGAATACAGCACAAAGTTTAAGAAGTACTAGAACCAGAACGTCAGGATATAGGCCTGGGTTATCTCGAGTTGGAACTCTTTCAAGTATCAGAAGTCGAAACTCCAGGCAGATAAGATCACCAAGAGGCGTATTCCCAGTGACTGATATGGGCCCTCCACTGGAGAAGGAGAGGACCATTGCTGGTCCCTATACACCAGTATCGCCTACGCAATCtaatgatattgatgatataaTAGATGATGACAATTCCAACGAAAAGGTTGATGAAACGCATGATAGAAATCTCAATGAGACGCAAGGCGGAATAGAAACAATACCTGATCCACTGGCGAATGAAGACGCTCAAAGTGCTATATCTGGggatggtgatgatgataacatagaaggtgaagatttCAGCAATTTAGAAGGCGTATCTTCTTACGTTGGATCCAATGACGATGATCAACCTCTTGATAACCCCTACAATCCTGAACTAGAAAAAGTTAGCTCGAAGTTGATGCGTGCAATTACAAGAACAGTTACCAAAGATAAAACGCAAGATGTAGAAAAAGGCGCAGTGCCAAAACCTAGGGATGATAAGTCACAAAGAAATAGTAGAGATAATCAATACAACagattcaaagataatAGATTGTTTAGACAGTTCACCTTTGGCGGTGGAGGTGATGACCAACAAGAAATACACCGTAGGTTATCAGATGCTAGAATCACACGTAAAGCGGCATATATGTCTGATGATATTGCTGGTACTCATGTCAACTCGGTGGATACGCGTGTGCATCGTCAAAAAAGACCAAGCACCGCTTCCAGTGTTAACATTAAGCCACTAAAACCCCCCAAACCTGCATTGATTTCGAAGAATTCTAAAACATCTGGGTCTTCTGCATCTGACAGATGGAAACATTTCACACATGATTCTGAATTAGATGCAGAACGACCGGTCAGTTTCATAAGTGAGAAATCAGATCATTAG
- a CDS encoding uncharacterized protein (PKUD0D01105) has translation MVDFEHKTGGHGKPEITINTDFSEVGATLPLKTKQATTPIVEHLLSPMKSIMSDDVLDGREAEKVKASAVQRENYLQTPLQHSSGGLFSKCFSFYRTMFTDVDSHCEKLYYLFAVEIFIIFVTYTHYSTLDKRNKFLTPIVMGGVTTMIGETIIQIYKWNLRRHTYRKNQGIYSKMGNDEEMQIESESSSLSAIKQKKGMSATKMNMHHRNLSNVSNIDQIETEKEQLPQDLTTFSDLESLENSFIPEHCKILAWGSLNGLLSSYWIELVISLFPDQPLYCVLMDQTIGVLINQTLYSLFLCLWDGEMEVCSGYSHKEDLTWEVFIENYAVMLWKYMKLAWMVWPFISFFSFMILPQQWIFPLNCVCTTLFTLVLAGSRG, from the coding sequence ATGGTCGACTTTGAACATAAGACTGGTGGTCATGGGAAACCGGAGATCACTATAAATACCGATTTCAGTGAGGTGGGAGCAACGCTTCctctgaaaacaaaacaagcAACTACTCCAATTGTCGAACATCTTCTCTCTCCCATGAAATCGATAATGTCAGATGACGTTCTTGATGGTAGGGAAGCGGAAAAGGTCAAAGCTTCTGCCGTTCAGAGGGAAAACTATTTACAAACCCCTCTACAACACTCTAGTGGTGGGTTGTTTAGTAAGTGTTTCAGTTTTTATAGAACTATGTTTACGGATGTTGATTCACACTGTGAGAAGTTGTACTATTTATTTGCCGTTGAAATATTTATCATCTTTGTCACTTATACCCATTATTCGACTCTCGACAAAAGAAATAAGTTTCTAACCCCAATTGTCATGGGTGGTGTCACTACGATGATAGGTGAAACTATCATCCAAATATATAAATGGAATTTAAGGAGACATACATACAGAAAGAACCAAGGTATATATTCAAAGATGGGGAACGACGAAGAGATGCAGATTGAATCAGAATCGTCCTCATTATCAGCAATAAAGCAAAAGAAGGGGATGTCCGcaacaaaaatgaatatgCACCATCGGAATTTAAGCAATGTAAGCAACATAGACCAGATTGAAACGGAAAAGGAGCAATTACCCCAAGATTTGACGACTTTTTCTGATTTGGAAAGTTTGGAGAATTCATTCATTCCAGAACATTGCAAGATCCTTGCATGGGGTAGCCTTAATGGATTACTATCAAGCTACTGGATTGAACTGGTGATAAGCCTATTTCCCGATCAGCCATTGTACTGTGTACTGATGGATCAAACCATTGGGGTACTTATCAACCAAACCTTATATTCTTTATTTCTCTGTCTTTGGGATGGTGAAATGGAAGTTTGCAGCGGCTATTCTCATAAGGAGGATTTAACTTGGGAagttttcattgaaaattaCGCTGTGATGTTGTGGAAATACATGAAATTAGCGTGGATGGTATGGCCCTTTATTAGTTTCTTTAGCTTTATGATACTTCCTCAACAATGGATTTTCCCCTTGAACTGTGTGTGTACTACTCTTTTCACGTTGGTTTTAGCAGGAAGCAGAGGATAG